The following proteins come from a genomic window of Lachnoclostridium phytofermentans ISDg:
- a CDS encoding D-alanyl-D-alanine carboxypeptidase family protein, translating into MKVNLRKYFRRLLAFTVTVIITVSPATAYADTNTNKENVPSTVDVSDFTWPTGPEVYADAAIVMEASTGLILYEKDIYDKHYPASITKILTTLLAIENCNLNETMTMSHAAEWDVDFNSSRIGLVEGESLSLKDALYAVMLESANEVSFGVGEHVAKGSMTDFTAMMNARAKELGCVNSNFVNPNGLHDDNHYTCAYDMALISRAAIMLPEFRTITGTRTYTIPATNKNVARPLANHHRFIRKTSNYDGAIGGKTGGTTEAKTTLVTYAERNGLTLIAVVLHVDTGLHAYEDTAKILDFAFDNYALYRIEDTEGVNNSAFTSLFKDFPAFVKPDQSPLRLSSNSNVVLPVTADYKDAEKTITYTPVKEFVHGNNVIGQISYSYAGKYVGSTDILYYNQEYPLTKAEFDAQWPNYLIPPELIFKDSETNVTLGSESSDKEDIPVTSKTTKEKDSKKQGSSLVKPALLGIIATVIVLLVGYYILFIELPHRKRRRRYHENHKRRMDSMHRNYREDYIE; encoded by the coding sequence ATGAAGGTTAATTTAAGAAAATACTTCCGTAGGCTCCTTGCATTTACAGTCACCGTAATAATTACGGTTTCTCCTGCCACAGCCTATGCGGATACCAATACAAACAAAGAAAATGTTCCGTCAACTGTTGATGTTTCTGATTTTACTTGGCCAACCGGGCCAGAAGTATATGCCGACGCTGCTATTGTCATGGAAGCTAGCACCGGTTTAATTTTATACGAGAAAGATATTTATGATAAGCACTATCCTGCAAGTATCACTAAAATTTTAACTACCTTATTAGCAATAGAAAATTGTAATTTAAATGAAACCATGACGATGTCACATGCTGCAGAATGGGACGTTGATTTTAATAGTAGCCGAATTGGTCTTGTGGAAGGTGAATCCTTATCCTTAAAAGATGCTTTATACGCCGTTATGTTGGAATCTGCGAATGAAGTATCTTTTGGTGTTGGCGAGCATGTTGCAAAAGGCTCAATGACTGATTTTACTGCAATGATGAATGCCAGGGCAAAAGAACTTGGATGCGTTAATTCCAATTTCGTTAATCCTAATGGCCTTCATGATGATAACCACTATACTTGTGCCTATGATATGGCTTTAATCAGCCGTGCAGCAATTATGCTACCTGAGTTTCGTACTATTACAGGTACCCGTACTTATACCATTCCGGCTACTAATAAAAATGTAGCACGCCCTTTAGCAAATCATCACCGTTTTATTCGAAAGACTTCAAATTATGATGGTGCTATCGGAGGAAAAACTGGTGGTACTACAGAAGCCAAAACAACATTGGTTACTTATGCAGAACGAAATGGATTAACCTTGATTGCCGTTGTTCTACATGTTGATACCGGTTTACACGCATATGAGGATACTGCGAAAATACTTGATTTTGCATTTGATAATTATGCTTTATATAGAATTGAAGATACAGAAGGTGTTAATAATTCTGCTTTTACATCTTTATTTAAAGATTTTCCTGCCTTTGTTAAGCCAGATCAAAGCCCACTGCGCTTAAGTTCAAATAGTAATGTGGTTTTACCAGTGACAGCAGATTATAAAGATGCTGAAAAAACAATAACTTATACTCCTGTAAAAGAATTTGTTCACGGTAATAATGTCATCGGACAAATCTCTTATTCCTATGCTGGAAAATATGTTGGTTCAACTGATATTTTATACTATAATCAAGAATATCCTTTAACCAAGGCGGAGTTTGATGCACAATGGCCTAATTACTTGATTCCTCCTGAACTTATTTTTAAAGACTCTGAAACGAATGTAACCCTTGGTTCAGAATCTTCTGATAAGGAAGATATACCAGTAACTTCAAAAACCACAAAAGAAAAAGATTCAAAAAAACAGGGTTCTTCCCTAGTAAAACCAGCACTTCTTGGAATTATAGCTACTGTTATAGTTCTTTTGGTTGGATATTATATACTATTTATTGAATTACCTCATAGGAAACGTCGTAGAAGATATCATGAGAATCATAAACGCCGAATGGATTCTATGCACCGAAATTATCGTGAAGATTATATAGAATAA
- a CDS encoding DUF3881 family protein, with product MHSFLRAIGFSKLNNRIQVEDLIHKVVEQATDKHRYSFEDDTVVAELSYEFADGIGITVRGEYDENDQFHVEHYYPYFHGQNVSTREEVYISKRVDTDAYTGMCDDYRLGVSLIFYLQNVIDYLSIKAKRDSIGLRSITLSGLAAEGKILLPVVKTEHQIRSSTADLKYRNQLIAEAKKGNQEAIDSLTIDDIDLYAMVSKRVNKEDIYSIVETSFVPYGSESDNYTVLGTIIEWREVKNGETKEILYLMQLECNGLTFEICINKEDLFGEPQVGRRFKGTIWMQGMVDFI from the coding sequence ATGCATAGTTTTTTAAGGGCAATAGGATTTAGTAAATTAAATAATAGAATACAAGTGGAAGACTTAATTCATAAAGTAGTGGAACAAGCTACAGATAAACATAGATATAGTTTTGAAGATGATACTGTAGTTGCAGAATTATCTTATGAATTTGCAGATGGAATAGGGATAACGGTTCGCGGTGAGTACGATGAGAATGATCAATTCCATGTAGAACATTATTATCCTTATTTCCATGGACAAAATGTTAGTACTAGGGAAGAGGTATATATCAGTAAAAGAGTTGATACGGATGCTTATACCGGAATGTGTGATGACTATCGTCTTGGAGTATCCCTTATCTTTTATTTGCAGAATGTAATTGATTATTTATCAATAAAAGCGAAAAGAGATTCTATCGGACTTCGTTCCATTACATTGTCTGGATTAGCCGCAGAGGGAAAGATATTACTTCCCGTAGTAAAGACGGAGCATCAGATAAGAAGCAGTACAGCAGATTTAAAATATCGTAATCAGTTGATTGCAGAAGCTAAAAAAGGAAACCAAGAAGCAATCGATAGTCTAACAATCGATGATATTGATTTGTATGCCATGGTTTCTAAACGTGTTAACAAGGAAGATATTTATTCTATCGTAGAAACTTCGTTTGTTCCATATGGATCAGAGTCTGATAATTACACTGTCTTAGGTACTATTATAGAGTGGCGAGAAGTAAAGAATGGAGAAACAAAGGAAATTCTATATTTAATGCAGCTAGAATGCAATGGATTAACCTTTGAAATTTGTATTAATAAAGAGGATTTGTTCGGAGAGCCACAAGTAGGTAGAAGATTTAAGGGAACGATTTGGATGCAGGGAATGGTTGACTTTATTTGA
- a CDS encoding HD-GYP domain-containing protein produces MKRISVDNLIGGEIVAKEIATSHGLVIIPVGAKIKKEYIQKLKELHIGWIFIEEVIEQKIVNVVQGTVEAQIEKKILEECVGQIKDTIERYTCCASNELTGVVDVANHIIQEILEQPNVMYNVSTIREKNYTTYTHSVNVSTLAVLIALKLKLPQKKIQDIAVGSLLHDLGISYLPFDYGKVKIDECDEKQLAEIKKHVLTGYTMVKDEDWLSNTAKEIVLSHHERDDGSGYPMHLTSDRISLETKIVAVCDELDRAVYGDQRLKYKVHHVIDNIMSKAGVLFDFKVVNAFVEVVAVYPIGTYVLLNTEEIGIVTKQNYRMPTRPVVQVLGIKELDLSKKGRIVDLSQELTTFIRDTIEE; encoded by the coding sequence TTGAAACGAATATCTGTAGATAATTTAATAGGCGGTGAAATCGTTGCAAAAGAAATTGCAACAAGCCACGGCCTTGTTATCATTCCAGTTGGAGCAAAGATTAAAAAAGAGTATATCCAAAAATTAAAAGAGCTACATATTGGCTGGATTTTTATTGAGGAAGTTATAGAACAAAAAATAGTTAATGTGGTGCAAGGTACTGTAGAAGCTCAGATTGAAAAAAAGATATTAGAAGAATGTGTTGGACAGATTAAAGATACAATCGAACGTTATACATGTTGTGCAAGTAATGAATTAACTGGCGTAGTAGATGTTGCAAATCATATTATTCAAGAAATATTAGAACAACCAAATGTAATGTACAATGTTTCTACAATAAGGGAAAAGAACTATACTACATATACTCATAGCGTCAATGTATCAACTCTCGCAGTGTTAATAGCTTTGAAACTAAAATTGCCTCAAAAGAAGATACAAGATATAGCAGTAGGGTCCTTGCTTCATGATTTAGGGATTTCCTATTTACCATTTGATTATGGAAAAGTTAAAATAGATGAATGTGATGAAAAGCAATTAGCGGAGATTAAAAAGCACGTATTAACAGGGTACACTATGGTAAAAGATGAGGACTGGTTATCAAATACAGCGAAGGAAATTGTTCTAAGTCATCATGAGCGAGATGATGGAAGTGGTTATCCAATGCATCTAACAAGTGATAGGATTAGTTTAGAAACAAAAATTGTGGCAGTCTGTGATGAGTTAGATCGTGCTGTTTACGGTGATCAAAGGTTAAAATACAAAGTCCATCATGTTATCGATAATATAATGAGTAAAGCGGGAGTATTATTTGATTTTAAAGTTGTTAATGCATTTGTTGAGGTTGTAGCAGTATATCCAATAGGAACATATGTTCTTTTAAATACTGAAGAAATTGGTATAGTAACAAAGCAAAACTATCGTATGCCAACTCGTCCAGTAGTACAAGTGTTAGGTATAAAAGAATTAGATTTAAGTAAAAAGGGAAGAATCGTAGATTTGTCACAAGAATTAACAACTTTTATACGAGACACAATTGAGGAGTGA
- a CDS encoding DUF4446 family protein: MELFDSLGLDGSYIVLGIVVALLLIFIIQIIVLVKQSKLKKKYNTFMEGSDGKTLESTILNRFKEVDQLKEDAKSMKDSIHRITENLLNTYQKCSIVKYDAFKEMGGKLSFSLCLLDDNNSGFIITSMHSSREGCYTYIKEIIKGESFVLLSEEEKQVLSEAKNKKNYFE, encoded by the coding sequence ATGGAACTATTTGATAGCCTCGGTTTAGATGGAAGTTATATAGTACTCGGAATTGTGGTTGCTTTATTATTAATTTTCATTATTCAGATAATAGTATTAGTAAAACAAAGTAAATTAAAGAAAAAGTACAATACTTTTATGGAAGGTAGCGATGGTAAAACTCTAGAAAGTACTATTTTAAACCGCTTTAAAGAGGTTGACCAATTGAAAGAGGATGCCAAGTCTATGAAAGATAGTATTCATAGAATAACAGAGAACTTATTAAATACCTATCAAAAATGTAGTATTGTTAAGTATGATGCTTTTAAAGAAATGGGAGGCAAGCTAAGTTTTTCCCTTTGCTTATTAGATGATAATAATAGTGGCTTTATTATTACTTCTATGCATAGTAGTAGAGAAGGTTGCTATACCTATATAAAGGAAATAATTAAAGGGGAATCATTTGTACTTTTATCAGAAGAAGAAAAACAGGTATTAAGCGAAGCAAAAAATAAGAAGAACTATTTTGAGTAA
- a CDS encoding ParB/RepB/Spo0J family partition protein → MAPKKGLGKGLDSLIVDKIDKSEPKVKGNQENVSRETFININQIEPNKSQPRSHFDEDALHELADSIKLHGVIQPLIVQKKGDRYEIIAGERRWRASRIAGLKEIPVIVKEFTKQQVLEIALIENIQREDLNAIEEALAYEKLISEFKLKQDEVAERVGKSRVSVTNSMRLLKLDKRVQQMVIDDMISEGHARALLAIADGETQYQLATKVFDEKLSVRETEKLVKHISKDKPEKEIAATRDDNFIYKEIEDRMKAIFGSKVEIRRGNNNKGKIEIEYYSQDDFERILDLINTLG, encoded by the coding sequence ATGGCACCAAAAAAAGGTTTAGGCAAGGGGCTAGATTCACTAATTGTCGATAAAATTGATAAGAGTGAGCCTAAAGTTAAGGGAAATCAAGAAAATGTTTCACGTGAAACATTTATTAATATTAATCAGATAGAACCTAACAAATCACAACCGCGTTCTCATTTTGATGAGGATGCCTTACATGAGCTAGCAGATTCTATTAAATTGCATGGTGTAATTCAACCTTTAATTGTTCAAAAAAAAGGTGATCGTTACGAGATTATAGCAGGGGAAAGACGGTGGAGAGCATCAAGGATTGCTGGTCTAAAAGAAATCCCAGTTATAGTTAAGGAATTTACAAAACAACAAGTATTAGAGATCGCTTTAATAGAAAACATACAAAGAGAAGATTTAAATGCAATAGAAGAAGCACTTGCTTATGAAAAATTAATCTCAGAATTTAAGTTAAAACAAGATGAAGTTGCTGAGAGAGTTGGTAAAAGTAGAGTTTCTGTTACAAATAGTATGCGATTATTAAAGTTAGACAAACGTGTGCAACAAATGGTAATCGATGATATGATATCTGAGGGTCACGCGAGAGCACTATTAGCAATAGCAGATGGTGAAACACAATATCAATTAGCAACAAAGGTATTCGATGAAAAGTTAAGTGTACGCGAAACAGAAAAATTAGTCAAACATATTTCTAAGGACAAGCCGGAAAAGGAAATAGCAGCAACTAGGGATGATAATTTTATTTACAAAGAAATTGAAGATCGTATGAAGGCTATCTTTGGAAGTAAAGTTGAAATCCGTAGAGGAAATAATAATAAAGGCAAAATAGAGATCGAATATTATTCCCAAGATGATTTTGAACGTATTTTAGATTTGATAAATACATTAGGGTAA
- a CDS encoding ParA family protein has product MGKTIAVANQKGGVGKTTTAINLAACLAEKGMKVLTIDIDPQGNTTSGLGINKASLENTVYELMIGESNVEKCIHDSIVPNLVVIPSDVNLAGAEIELIGIEDKEYILKKHINPIKDFFDYIIIDCPPSLNTLTINAMTTADSVLVPIQCEYYALEGLTQLIHTINLVKKRLNASLEIEGVVFTMYDARTNLSLQVVENVRSNLEQNIYNSIIPRNVRLAEAPSHGLPISIYDPKSAGADAYRDLADEVIKQDMGNVEEEVSVQTNKETQKKKGKNLFGRRKGE; this is encoded by the coding sequence ATGGGAAAAACGATAGCAGTTGCAAATCAAAAAGGTGGAGTTGGAAAAACAACTACTGCAATAAATTTAGCAGCATGTTTAGCGGAAAAAGGCATGAAGGTGCTTACAATTGATATAGATCCACAAGGTAATACTACAAGTGGTCTTGGTATCAATAAAGCTTCTTTGGAAAATACTGTTTATGAACTTATGATTGGGGAATCTAATGTTGAGAAATGCATACATGACAGTATCGTACCAAATCTTGTCGTTATTCCATCAGATGTAAATTTAGCTGGAGCTGAAATTGAATTGATAGGAATTGAAGATAAGGAATATATACTTAAAAAACATATTAATCCAATCAAAGATTTCTTTGACTACATTATTATAGACTGTCCTCCTTCGCTAAATACGTTAACAATTAATGCAATGACTACAGCTGATTCTGTACTTGTACCAATACAATGTGAATATTACGCACTGGAAGGTTTAACTCAGTTAATACATACAATTAACCTTGTGAAAAAAAGACTGAATGCATCGCTAGAAATTGAAGGTGTTGTATTTACTATGTATGATGCTAGAACGAATCTTTCCTTGCAAGTTGTGGAAAATGTAAGAAGCAATTTGGAACAAAACATTTATAATTCTATCATTCCTCGTAATGTTAGGTTAGCAGAAGCCCCAAGTCATGGTTTACCGATTAGTATTTATGACCCAAAATCAGCAGGAGCGGATGCATACCGTGATTTGGCAGATGAAGTAATAAAACAAGATATGGGAAATGTGGAAGAAGAGGTTTCAGTTCAAACAAATAAGGAAACACAGAAAAAGAAAGGCAAAAATTTGTTTGGACGTAGAAAAGGAGAGTAG
- a CDS encoding response regulator, with protein sequence MGTIRVVIADDHKMVREGLKQLLELDGDIQVVGEASDGEQCIQKVVDTNPDVLLLDINMPTMNGLQTLQELRRNNNKQKVLMLTIHNEIEYLLRAVDIGVNGYVLKDSESSVLKKAIYTIYQGETYIEPSLTPELKERMQSPSSSNTEILTRREIDVLKLLAEGLFNKEIAYRLSISEKTVKNHVSNIFKKISVSDRTQAAVYAIKNNFVNMF encoded by the coding sequence ATGGGCACAATTCGTGTAGTAATTGCAGATGATCATAAGATGGTCAGAGAGGGTTTGAAACAACTTTTGGAACTAGACGGTGATATTCAAGTAGTTGGAGAAGCAAGTGATGGTGAACAGTGTATACAAAAAGTGGTGGATACAAACCCTGATGTGCTACTCCTTGATATCAATATGCCAACAATGAATGGATTACAAACTCTACAAGAGCTAAGAAGAAATAATAACAAACAAAAGGTTCTGATGCTAACAATCCATAACGAGATAGAATATTTATTGCGTGCTGTTGATATTGGAGTTAATGGGTATGTTTTAAAAGATTCAGAGTCTTCTGTATTAAAGAAAGCAATTTATACAATTTATCAGGGAGAAACCTATATTGAGCCATCATTAACTCCTGAATTAAAAGAGCGTATGCAAAGTCCAAGTTCTTCTAATACAGAGATTTTAACACGCAGAGAAATTGATGTATTAAAATTATTAGCAGAAGGTTTATTTAATAAGGAAATTGCTTATCGCTTAAGTATTAGTGAGAAGACAGTAAAGAATCATGTTTCTAATATATTTAAAAAGATTAGCGTTTCTGACCGTACACAAGCGGCTGTTTACGCAATCAAAAATAATTTTGTAAATATGTTTTAA
- a CDS encoding sensor histidine kinase codes for MEKSHKDIINEVGQTKEAMEFCYEMLKKLEEQSHKLSEKVDIVKKQKKELEHTLEKMNENQDKNHLLFSPYEDSKKIKEEDYIKKELEQLKDNLPNIINLLEQHYDLKNKYQLILSCLTNLLDRQHIDLKAFESEVCTEELINHEALGLKILEAQELERQRIAMDLHDSTVQNLTSLVHKTELCIKLFDLDAIRAKLELATMIENIRTIINDMREIIYDLRPMTLNDLGLKAAIERYVDNFKRHNKIQVIISIDENFEIKNQVVSITIYRIIQEAFNNISKHAKATTCIIDLSQKEEVIQLTIEDNGIGLEESSKCKDTTCKNCGFGLSNMSERVYLLSGKFSLESNNNSGTKIIVSIPCCIDKGD; via the coding sequence ATGGAAAAATCTCATAAGGATATTATCAACGAGGTTGGGCAGACAAAAGAGGCTATGGAGTTTTGTTATGAGATGTTAAAAAAATTAGAAGAACAGTCTCATAAACTTAGTGAAAAAGTCGATATAGTTAAAAAGCAGAAAAAAGAGTTGGAACATACCTTAGAGAAAATGAATGAAAATCAAGATAAAAATCATTTATTATTCTCTCCTTATGAGGATTCTAAAAAGATTAAGGAAGAAGATTATATTAAGAAGGAATTGGAACAACTCAAGGACAATCTTCCTAATATAATAAATCTTTTGGAGCAACACTATGACTTAAAAAATAAGTATCAATTGATACTAAGCTGTTTAACTAATTTGTTAGATAGACAACATATAGATTTAAAGGCTTTTGAGTCAGAAGTTTGTACAGAAGAATTAATCAACCATGAAGCTCTTGGTCTTAAGATACTAGAAGCACAAGAATTAGAGCGTCAAAGAATAGCTATGGATCTACATGATTCAACTGTGCAGAATTTAACTTCTCTGGTACATAAAACTGAACTTTGCATCAAGCTATTTGATTTAGATGCTATTCGTGCAAAGCTTGAGTTGGCTACTATGATTGAAAACATTCGAACAATTATTAATGATATGCGAGAAATTATATATGATTTGCGACCAATGACTTTAAATGATTTAGGTTTGAAGGCAGCAATCGAGAGATATGTTGATAATTTTAAGCGGCATAATAAAATACAAGTTATCATTTCTATTGATGAAAATTTTGAAATAAAGAATCAAGTAGTTAGCATTACAATCTATCGTATTATACAAGAGGCGTTCAATAATATATCAAAGCATGCAAAAGCTACTACTTGCATAATAGATTTATCACAAAAAGAAGAAGTAATTCAATTAACAATTGAAGACAATGGTATTGGTTTAGAAGAGAGTTCTAAATGTAAAGATACTACATGTAAAAACTGTGGATTTGGTTTATCCAATATGAGTGAAAGAGTTTATTTGCTTTCAGGTAAATTTTCTTTAGAATCAAATAATAATAGCGGAACTAAAATCATTGTAAGTATACCATGTTGTATTGATAAGGGGGATTAA
- a CDS encoding GNAT family N-acetyltransferase: protein MYIQGKLIHPGEDLTECFEIRKEVFVKEQGIPEELEFDDLDQTALHCLIFSTDNEQNKEQNKAVATGRLILLEDGTFKIGRIAVRKEERGKHYGDMLVKILISKSFECGAKTVKLSAQVRAIKFYESIGFKTVGDVYIEDGIEHISMQLEQQDLCRTCQKEK, encoded by the coding sequence ATGTATATTCAAGGTAAATTAATACATCCAGGGGAAGATTTAACCGAATGCTTTGAGATTCGGAAAGAAGTATTCGTTAAAGAGCAAGGAATACCAGAAGAGCTAGAATTTGATGATTTGGACCAAACTGCATTACACTGTCTTATCTTTTCAACTGATAACGAACAGAATAAGGAACAAAACAAGGCTGTTGCTACAGGAAGGCTAATACTATTAGAAGATGGAACATTCAAAATAGGAAGGATTGCAGTACGAAAAGAAGAACGCGGAAAACACTATGGTGATATGTTAGTTAAGATATTGATTAGTAAATCGTTTGAATGTGGGGCAAAAACTGTTAAGTTAAGTGCTCAAGTTCGTGCAATTAAATTTTATGAATCGATTGGTTTTAAAACTGTGGGTGATGTTTATATAGAAGATGGCATAGAACATATTAGTATGCAGCTTGAACAACAAGATTTATGTAGGACTTGTCAAAAAGAAAAATAA
- the rsmG gene encoding 16S rRNA (guanine(527)-N(7))-methyltransferase RsmG, with the protein MRDNSTFIQGLRSLGMDLNKHQLEQFEIYYDLLIEWNSFMNLTAITEYEEVIQKHFLDSLSLIKSYQIKTGDTLLDMGTGAGFPGIPLKIAYPDLNVLLMDSLNKRINFLNEVINRLELKNISAMHGRAEEQARKLDFREKFDIVVSRAVARTASLAELCLPYVKKGGYFIPYKSGKVTEELEEAEYALECLGGKLEEKVTFSLPDTDMERTLICIKKVKETPKSYPRAGGKPLKMPLIRKK; encoded by the coding sequence ATGAGAGATAATTCGACTTTCATTCAAGGGCTACGTAGTCTTGGAATGGATTTAAATAAACATCAGTTAGAGCAATTTGAGATATATTATGATTTGTTAATCGAATGGAATTCTTTTATGAATTTAACTGCAATTACAGAATATGAAGAAGTAATACAAAAACATTTTCTTGATAGTCTGTCACTTATAAAATCATATCAAATTAAGACAGGAGATACGTTACTAGACATGGGTACGGGAGCAGGTTTTCCTGGAATACCATTAAAAATTGCATATCCTGATTTAAATGTATTGCTAATGGACTCTTTAAACAAAAGGATTAACTTTCTAAATGAGGTTATCAATAGGTTAGAACTAAAGAATATATCTGCAATGCATGGTAGAGCGGAAGAACAAGCAAGAAAGCTTGATTTTCGTGAGAAATTTGATATAGTTGTATCAAGAGCTGTAGCAAGAACAGCTTCTTTGGCAGAATTATGTTTACCCTATGTGAAAAAGGGAGGATACTTTATTCCTTATAAATCAGGAAAGGTTACTGAGGAGTTAGAGGAAGCAGAATATGCCTTAGAATGCTTAGGTGGTAAGTTAGAAGAAAAGGTTACATTCTCCTTACCAGATACAGATATGGAACGAACTTTAATATGTATTAAAAAAGTAAAAGAAACTCCGAAGTCTTATCCAAGAGCCGGAGGGAAACCTTTAAAAATGCCTTTAATAAGAAAAAAATAA
- the mnmG gene encoding tRNA uridine-5-carboxymethylaminomethyl(34) synthesis enzyme MnmG, translating into MTNLYEAYDVVVVGAGHAGCEAALACARLGFNTIMLTVSMDNIALMPCNPNIGGTSKGHLVREIDALGGEMGKNIDKTYIQSKMLNQSKGPAVHSLRAQADKMDYCREMRKVVENTDNLTLRQDEVIDILTENNEVTGVKVYSGGVYPCKVVILCTGVYLNARCIYGETSHYTGPNGLPSANHLTESLKKLGIEMYRFKTGTPARIDKRSIDFSKMEEQFGDEKVVPFSFINNPEDIEKEQISCWLTYTNENTHDIIRDNIHRSPLYSGNIKGTGPRYCPSIEDKVVKFPDKDRHQVFIEPEGNYTNEMYISGMSSSLPEDVQFKMYRSVSGLENAKIVRNAYAIEYDCINPMQLKSSLEFMSINGLFSGGQFNGSSGYEEAAAQGLMAGINAARKLSGKEPIVLDRSQAYIGVLIDDLVTKETHEPYRMMTSRAEYRLILRQDNADQRLTRIGHEIGLISEDRYEHLIDKERMIKEEMMRLENSLIGASKEVQEILEGLGTTTLKTGTTLAELVRRPELTYAALAPLDKNREPLPEEVITQVEINFKYDGYIKRQEHQVEQFKKLEGKKIPEDLDYSDVPSLRIEAKQKLNQIKPSSVGQASRISGVSPADISVLLVYLEQIRRKK; encoded by the coding sequence ATGACGAATCTATATGAAGCTTATGACGTTGTAGTGGTGGGAGCAGGTCATGCTGGTTGTGAAGCCGCGTTGGCATGTGCACGTCTAGGTTTTAATACAATAATGTTAACCGTCAGTATGGATAATATAGCATTAATGCCTTGTAATCCAAACATTGGTGGAACATCCAAAGGTCATCTTGTACGTGAAATAGATGCCTTAGGTGGTGAAATGGGTAAAAATATCGATAAAACATATATACAATCTAAGATGTTAAATCAATCAAAAGGCCCTGCGGTACACTCCTTAAGAGCGCAGGCTGATAAGATGGATTATTGCAGGGAGATGCGTAAGGTAGTCGAAAATACGGATAACCTAACGCTACGTCAAGATGAGGTAATCGATATCCTTACGGAAAATAATGAGGTAACAGGAGTTAAGGTTTATTCAGGTGGAGTATATCCATGTAAGGTAGTTATCTTATGTACCGGAGTTTATCTTAATGCCAGATGTATCTATGGTGAAACTAGCCATTATACCGGTCCAAATGGATTACCATCTGCAAATCATTTGACAGAAAGCTTAAAGAAGCTTGGAATTGAAATGTATCGTTTTAAAACAGGTACTCCTGCAAGAATAGATAAAAGAAGTATTGATTTTAGTAAGATGGAGGAGCAATTCGGTGATGAAAAAGTAGTGCCATTCTCCTTTATCAATAATCCAGAAGATATCGAAAAAGAGCAAATTTCCTGTTGGTTAACCTATACCAATGAAAATACACATGATATTATTCGTGATAACATTCACCGTTCACCATTATATTCTGGTAATATAAAAGGTACAGGTCCTAGATACTGTCCTTCTATCGAAGATAAGGTTGTTAAATTTCCTGATAAAGATCGTCATCAAGTATTTATAGAGCCAGAAGGTAATTATACGAATGAAATGTATATCTCAGGTATGTCAAGTAGTTTACCAGAAGATGTACAGTTTAAGATGTATCGATCTGTTTCTGGATTAGAAAATGCTAAAATTGTTAGAAATGCCTATGCTATTGAATATGATTGTATTAATCCAATGCAGTTAAAATCAAGCTTGGAATTTATGTCAATTAATGGTTTATTTAGTGGAGGTCAATTTAATGGTAGCTCTGGCTATGAGGAAGCTGCAGCACAAGGATTAATGGCAGGTATTAATGCAGCTAGAAAATTATCAGGAAAAGAACCAATTGTATTAGATCGTTCTCAGGCGTATATCGGTGTTTTAATCGATGATTTGGTTACAAAAGAAACGCATGAACCATATCGTATGATGACATCAAGAGCGGAATATCGTTTGATTCTTCGACAAGATAATGCAGATCAAAGACTTACCAGGATTGGACATGAAATAGGATTAATCAGTGAAGATCGTTATGAACATCTAATTGATAAAGAAAGAATGATAAAGGAAGAGATGATGCGTTTAGAAAACAGTTTAATCGGAGCATCAAAAGAGGTTCAAGAAATCCTAGAAGGTCTTGGAACAACAACATTAAAAACAGGTACTACTTTAGCTGAACTTGTTAGAAGGCCAGAATTAACCTATGCCGCGTTAGCTCCTTTAGATAAAAATAGAGAGCCATTACCAGAGGAAGTAATTACTCAAGTTGAAATCAACTTTAAGTATGATGGGTATATTAAAAGACAGGAACATCAGGTGGAGCAGTTCAAAAAATTAGAAGGTAAAAAGATTCCGGAAGATTTGGATTATTCGGATGTACCTTCTTTAAGAATTGAAGCAAAACAAAAATTAAATCAAATTAAACCAAGTTCTGTAGGACAAGCGTCACGTATTTCGGGTGTATCACCGGCAGATATCTCTGTCTTATTAGTTTACTTGGAACAAATAAGAAGAAAAAAGTAA